A region from the Lysobacter sp. BMK333-48F3 genome encodes:
- the gmk gene encoding guanylate kinase: MRGTLYIVAAPSGAGKSSIVNAVLARDPNIRLSISFTSRQPRPGERHAEHYHFVSAQEFEAMVEAGDFFEHARVHGDWKGSARQSVEPFLAAGKDVLLEIDWQGARQVRAKVPDAVSVFILPPSRQALESRMRSRGQDSEETIRQRLDAAREEMSHYHEFDYVIVNEVFDTAVDEMCAIFLASRLRREPQVARHSRLITALLVDE; this comes from the coding sequence ATGCGCGGAACCCTCTACATCGTCGCCGCCCCCTCCGGGGCCGGCAAATCCAGCATCGTCAACGCGGTGCTCGCGCGCGACCCGAACATCCGGTTGTCGATCTCGTTCACCTCGCGCCAGCCGCGTCCGGGCGAGCGCCATGCCGAGCACTACCACTTCGTCAGCGCGCAGGAATTCGAGGCGATGGTCGAGGCCGGCGATTTCTTCGAGCACGCGCGCGTGCACGGCGACTGGAAGGGGTCGGCGCGGCAGTCGGTGGAGCCGTTCCTGGCCGCCGGCAAGGACGTGCTGCTGGAAATCGACTGGCAGGGCGCGCGCCAGGTGCGGGCCAAGGTGCCGGACGCGGTCAGCGTCTTCATCCTGCCGCCCTCGCGCCAGGCGCTGGAGTCGCGCATGCGCTCGCGCGGCCAGGACAGCGAGGAAACCATCCGTCAGCGCCTGGACGCGGCGCGCGAAGAGATGTCGCACTACCACGAGTTCGACTACGTCATCGTCAACGAGGTCTTCGACACCGCGGTCGACGAGATGTGCGCGATCTTCCTCGCCAGCCGCCTGCGCCGCGAGCCGCAGGTCGCCCGGCATTCGCGGCTGATTACCGCTTTGTTGGTGGACGAATAA
- the rpoZ gene encoding DNA-directed RNA polymerase subunit omega — translation MARITVEDCLEVVPNRFELVMLAAKRARQLANGVEPQLDNSEANDKPTVLALREIAARQVNPDYIDAVEKAERERKEREALEWAAAEVVADDDLSKGDD, via the coding sequence ATGGCCCGCATCACCGTCGAAGATTGCCTGGAAGTGGTCCCGAACCGCTTCGAACTCGTCATGCTGGCCGCCAAGCGCGCCCGTCAGCTGGCCAACGGCGTCGAACCGCAGCTGGACAACAGCGAAGCCAACGACAAGCCGACCGTGCTGGCGCTGCGCGAGATCGCCGCGCGCCAGGTCAACCCGGACTACATCGACGCGGTCGAGAAGGCCGAGCGCGAGCGCAAGGAACGCGAAGCCCTGGAATGGGCCGCGGCCGAAGTGGTCGCCGACGACGACCTGTCCAAGGGCGACGACTGA